One region of Manis pentadactyla isolate mManPen7 chromosome 9, mManPen7.hap1, whole genome shotgun sequence genomic DNA includes:
- the BATF3 gene encoding basic leucine zipper transcriptional factor ATF-like 3 isoform X1, whose amino-acid sequence MSQGLPAASGVLQRSVTAPGNQPQPQSPEDDDRKVRRREKNRVAAQRSRKKQTQKADKLHEEYECLEQENTVLRREIGKLTEELKHLSEALKEHEKMCPLLLCPVNFVPVPRPDPVASCLPR is encoded by the exons ATGTCGCAAGGGCTCCCGGCCGCCAGCGGCGTCCTGCAGAGGAGTGTCACGGCGCCAGGGAACCAGCCGCAGCCGCAG AGCCCTGAGGATGATGACAGGAAGGTCcgaaggagagaaaaaaaccgAGTTGCTGCTCAGAGAAGTCGGAAGAAGCAGACGCAGAAGGCTGACAAACTCCACGAG GAATACGAATGCCTGGAGCAAGAAAACACAGTGCTGCGGAGAGAGATCGGGAAGCTGACGGAGGAGCTGAAGCACCTGAGCGAGGCCCTCAAGGAGCACGAGAAGATGTGCCCGCTGCTGCTGTGCCCCGTGAACTTTGTGCCCGTGCCGCGGCCCGACCCCGTGGCCAGCTGTCTGCCCCGATGA